TATAACTGATCTATATGTGATAAATTGTGTGATATCAAAATGTGTGCATTAAGCGTTATGAAGAAAACGAACAAGTTattatattgataataataactaAAAATACATATCCATTCTAACAACATTTTTCTAAAGGTACTTTCTATTCGCATACATGCAAAAGAAACTTGACTAAATTGAGTTgggtatttatatatttcaaaggGATACACAAGTTACAAAAGCAATGTTACGGTAATAAAAACTGGGTCTGCTGCTGACCATAACAGAGATttgtgttttctttcatttcagtacaaaacattTGGTTATCTCCAAGCCATACTCGCataatacagaaacaatcaaaacaacaaaaaacaaaaaaggtatTTTGGTTTCCGTAATATTGACCGCTAACCGCATAATGCAGTGATTTTAAGACGGActtttgtttgggtggggctgggggcATTGAAAGTCGTCGTTATTACATGTAACCGCTTATCAAAGGTTACCGTTAGCACAAGTTGGAAAACTGTAttctatttcaatatttttcttagTTCAGTTACCTATCGAATACTGTGTATTTTAGTAAGGACAGAATCGCAGCCGCCAATACACTACTCCGCATTGAAAAAGGGTACatgaaatcatatacatgtacacaccGGCTGAGCACGTGTACACATTAACACAACAATGCAATGATAGTTGAACAAAAGTAACACACATTACGAAGGAGCGCATCAGGGCAGGGGTGAAACCATCACTGCGGAATGTAAACTAGTTCCATTATTACAAGACAGTGCAAACAAGTGACTGAAGCATGCTATGCAATacgaataaaatctgtaaaaaaattctttgtatggtggctgatttcagccatttcgtgtcggcggggcgaaaacacgacaacacgaaaacacgaaaactcgacagatacctaatttgtcgagttttcgtgtcggcggggcgaaaacacgacaaataaagggcgccgacacgacaaatttatacccgccaacacgaaaactcgacagataaatctgtcgtctcggcgccctttaaacgtcgagttttcgcgtaaaatttgtcgtgttttcgccccgccgacatgacaacacgaaaacacgaacactcgacaaattaggtatttgtcgtgttttcgtgttgtcgtgttttcgccccgccgacacgacaacacgaaatggcagaaatcagccaccatagtaaaGGGGTTTAGAAGCATTTctctttctattcgaacgaaccgccacttcgaaatttatttatattcctaaaagctgcattaggagatttgagattataaaacagtacattcTCAgtcaataatatgtcagatgtctatggtggctgatttctgccatttcgtgttgtcgtgtcgtcggggcgaaaacacgacgacacgaaaactcgacaaatacctaatttgtcgagttttcgtgttttcgtgttgtcgtgtcggcggggcgaaaacacgacaacacgaaaacacgaaaactcgacagatacctaatttgtcgagttttcgtgtcggcggggcgaaaacacgacaaataaagggcgccgacacgacaaatttatacccgccaacacgaaaactcgacagataaatctgtcgtctcggcgccctttaaacgtcgagttttcgcgtaaaatttgtcgtgttttcgccccgccgacatgacaacacgaaaacacgaacactcgacaaattaggtatttgtcgtgttttcgtgttgtcgtgttttcgccccgccgacacgacaacacgaaatggcagaaatcagccaccatagtaaaGGGGTTTAGAAGCATTTctctttctattcgaacgaaccgccacttcgaaatttatttatattcctaaaagctgcattaggagatttgagattataaaacagtacattcTCAgtcaataatatgtcagatgtctatggtggctgatttctgccatttcgtgttgtcgtgtcgtcggggcgaaaacacgacgacacgaaaactcgacaaatacctaatttgtcgagttttcgtgttttcgtgttgtcgtgtcggcggggcgaaaacatgaaaacacgacaaattttatgcgaaaactcgacgtttaaagggtgccgacacgacagatttatctgtcgagttttcgtgttggcgggtataaatttgtcgtgtcggcgccttttatttgtcgagttttcgtgttttcgtgtcggcggggcgaaaacacgacaacacgaaaacacaaaatctcgacaaattaggtatctgtcgagttttcgtgttgtcgtgttttcgccccaccgacacgaaaacacgaaatggcagaaatcagccaccatagctgTGGGCGCAAACATGACAGCACAACATGGCAGAAACGTGTCACCATAAAAGCAGTGTGTTTTCGATGACATAAGTAATCACAGATTGCGCCATTTGACATAATCCTACCAAAGCATAAGGTCAAAATATACTTCGCTCCATTCCTTCAGCATTTTAGAACGACATGTTGTCAGTTTCTTACCATAAACCTGTTAAATTCAGATAGCAATAATATTACCACTGACTTAGTTCATAAAGAAACACCTGTGACAAAATACGTCcataattaattgaaaaataaataattccgTGTTCATAAGGTCTAACCAAATTTATTTCTATATACCATTGTTAACAtccatttatgaaataaaagaaaacatgaacTATCATGATTGTAAAATGCTgcttttacatgaaaatacaataaaCCAACACAATTACAAATACAAAAGTCGTCTAAATCTctgttcagaaaatatgtaaattacttatttgatatcgtatatttaaatatttaggtGTTGTTTgagatcttttttttaaaaaagccaaTGCATTTGTGCTagtttacttatttatttaataaatttaagccGTTTTCTCGAGTTATCTCATGCTGTGGTAGTCGCCATATGACTATATGTGAAGTCGCAAAATCATATGACAAATCGTCAAATCAAGAATCAAGAATTTGACCATTAAAATCTAATTTTCATACTTTGACCATGGCAAAAATGAgaaacatcaaaaatgaaaagCGGACAGTTACATCTTCAAGCAATTTTAGGCATTATCCTAACCAAGTCAGGTTATCAAAAGCATAGTAAATATACACCCATATCATCAAAATAAGATATCGTTATATATTTTAACTaagcatttaaataaaatgtgaaaaatgtcgTTTCCACAAtgatttaaaggattttaattttcTACACAATTATCTGTGTATCCTTTTAAACtagattaaacattttttttttcaaaaagtgatCTATTAATCTGAATACAGATATTTACATGGATATATTACACaacactttatttcatatttacattgaTTGAGACAGTAATGATATATTCTATCGAAGAATGTTATATTTCCAAATAGAATCTATCTAGCTGAGCATCGATACTGCTTAAAATCTTCAACTGTTTATAACTTTTATGTATGCACGATCATcctaaagttagttttttagtatgtgatatttcatttctttcatgACAGTCTTGTAGTATAAAACTATCGCCGTCGTCGTCGTCTTCGTCTTTGAAATGTATCTCAGAGATAACAAGTAAACGTTTCAATACACTTTTCCTGTTGCAGTTCTGATTTTATTTCAGGCATTTGCTGCGCTCTGTTGTCTGCGCGGTACATCCTCGTCATTATAATCGTGCCTGCAACGATATTCATGCAAACATTTATTTGACATTAAAGAGAAAGGTTGCATTGCAATTTACATTTAATGCAATCCATACTGAAAACCAATTTCATACTAATTATAGTTTTTGGTATATTGAAATACTGcactttcaaaattatatatctgCATGCCAGTAGTTCTACTTTTAATACCCATATCAAAGAATCGGAATTGAGCATACTGATCACACTTACTCATTGctctttcatttcatcaattaTATTTCGAATGATGTCCCAGTCAATTCGAACTTGTGGGGTTTTCTTTACTGCTTCCACCAAAACATCAATAGTTGCTCTATCAGCTTGTTGTTTTCGCCATTCCATTAGCATTTCGAATCTTTTCATGACAGCCGTTTGATTGTCCTCATTTAAAAGGTCTATTGCTACCTTGCTCAATCCCAATTCAATACCAAGTATCTCCCAATTCTCCCCAACCGATCTAGAAAATTTACTAAGCTGTTTTTCAGAAGGTATTCTATTTGGAATGTCATTCATCCTTATTTTGTCTTCCAGGAACCATTCTGACTTTGCCTCTGCTATAGGTATAGTATGATTCTCCAAATTCGGACAGGGAACGTTGTGTTTGCCTCTTACGAGTGACAGTTCAACGAGTTCACTTCCATCGATTCCATGGCTTTTGTGATTGCATCTGTAGCTCAATCTGTACGGTTGGTGTTGTTCGCTTGTGTTAAATTTTCTAAACTCATGATTTACAATTGCTTCCATAAATCGTCGGAAACTGTCACCCAAATATGCGGAACATCCAATACCTAAAACTTGAAGTTCTATAACTCTGTCTctcaaattcattttgattattcCTACTTGATACATGTCAAGCCTGAAGACAGCAAAGTCCTCAAACAATAATATTTGGTTGTGGAAGGAAGCAACACACCATTTGCCAAGAGCTGCAGCAAACAGTCGATGACAGACTGTTGGCAGTATAGCTGAATTCTCAAACAGCAGGGCAATCCGTATAATAGTTTGTCTTTTTCCCTGGAGAAAATCATCGATCTTCGTTTTTGTTATTCTGTTCTTCAGTAAGCTAGGAACTATGTACCAACCAAGACCTTCAGTCTTCTGACATTGCTCATCGAAAGACGTAACCTCTGATATGATATGATGTTTCTTCAGCAGGGAAAGTAGTACAGTCCTATTTGCCATGAAATGTTGGTCGTCATTCCTTCTCCACTGAAAGTCGATCAGGTCATTTTCAAGTCTTGCTTCCTTCACTAGCCGGCTCCATAATGGACGAATATTTGGATCTTTTTTACAAAACCTTTCTGATGTTATAATGCACTTAAATGCATTGATAAGGTATTGCGGATTGATCACGACGTATTCTGAGACTGGTTCTTCATCAAAATAGAACAATGTGCCCTTTGAATGGTGGTATTTCAGGAACAACTTGATTTGTTCTTCGTCATCCAGCGGAAAAATGTTTTCAGCGTCAATTTTCTTTACTtcatgaaatgaaattatattcTCGCTCTTTCTCTTTTGCAGAGACTCTTCTAGATGTATCCATTTTGCAGGTATTTTGACTTCTTTTGCCTTTTCCGTGCCTAACTTTATAATCTCCTTTCCTAACAACTCGATGCCATTATCTTCTGATGAAGTATTATCAACAGCAAAGTCTTTTGAATGTATATGCTTAATTACCTCCGTATTGTCAAAGAGCATTCTTACAtcctcaaaatatttttcaatacaattCTGTTTGGTATTTCCATCTCCAGGTATCTTATCTTTGTGTGTTCCAACAAGAATAATGTGTGGTTCGGGACCATTCTGTGTGCCAACGAATGAATGGATGGAATTCATCCAGAATTTGATAAAGTATTCCATATTTCTGTCACCAGTCTCTGCAGGAAAATCCTCGTCCAAAATAATGTGTTCCATGCCAAGCGTAAGATCCATCACAAGAAGATATATCGCATTTCTGCTATGAAACATTGTATGTGTTGCATAAAATATATACTGACCACCAAAGTCCCATATGTCAAACGTTACAGGTAATTCTTTCTCTGTTTGGACAACTTCttctcttgtttcagtttttatcaGGTACAAAAACGACAGAAACTCGTCGTTGATTTTGAAGTCAATTGGCGACTGTACTAATTCAGCACTTTCtactttattttcatgtataGTTTCATCAATTTCTGAGCTTTGACCGATATTTTCCACCTCGTCAGGTTCTATTGAGCTGGCTATCATAAAAAGCCGACGAAGAGCGCTTGTATCATCATCGTTGTTAGATTTTACACAATGTATATTGCCATCATGTGACTCTTTGCATATGTACCGATCAATGTCTATTCCATTTGTTGTTTCAACTCCATCAATACTTTGCCCAACGAGTCGTCTTATAAGTGATGTTTTTCCTTGTGCAAAATTGCCAACAACATTTATCCGAATACAATGGTCAGTTTCTTTCCCGTCTTGTAGAGCTTTTGTATAGAGACGTCTAGTGTAAGGATCATCGTCAATCTCATCCGGAACTAATaaacacatgaaaaatatttcaatgtaaagtaagttaaggacattttgaattttaattaatgtaTGGATGTCTGGTTCAAATCATTTTACAAGTAATATATTGAATAACATGGAAATTTCGTTCAAAACCTAGACTAGCAGCCGAAAACGTTAAACTTCATTAGAAACACTTATATGCGATGAATTAAGTATTTGAACGGTAAGAAATCCTGAGCTGAAATATCTTGCTACCTTTAACCATTCCGTCTGTTTTTGCACTGATGGGATTATTGCTTCCGTTCGAAGTCTGAAAAGATCCAGAAACACTTGGgttacatcataaaataaaaatgtggaaaaccacaggtcgcccaacacgacataaacgaaaatgttgcaggctcgatttgattgagcctgttcatggacggtagtggaaatgcaagctaccccttacgcccctagcaccggcttaagcggaactctattccAAAGTTATTGAATGATCCCAAattaccagaaaatataacgagACTAAAGCCTTTAACTGATCAgggatttaaaaagaaaactattaATATTTAGGTCTAAAACTGCCCCGGGGAAAATGTGAATTAGcttaattaattgaaaaacagACGACTTCTTAAAATAAGTTAAAATCCATAGAATTCCACAAGGTTATTATGTTGACGACGGAAAGAGAAAATGTCTTTTCCTAAATTTACGTCTCAATTCACGAATCTAGAAATATGAGgaatttaaacaaagtttataCCCTACAAATATGTTTAGTTCAGATATGTTGATATTTATAACGTGGAAAAAGTAAATATACTTACATCCTTTCTTTGTCTTTCTTGAGCTTCCTGTAATATGAATCATTTAAATTGTCATTTAAATAAAGGGTATGTTTACCACATAATTTTGCTACAGGATCTTAAACGCAGATACAGATAATAACTTTTATTTCGacaatgatattttatataaccaACTTTTGtccattaacccttaccatgttaaatttctataataaacttgtccatcttccaattagacagtaccattaactgttaaaaggggtgcttaccaaaaagatactggctggatagcgaacagtgcagatcatgatcagactgcacagatgttcaGGCacatcatgatctacactggtcgtaaaggcacaatcagtcgtgttcagcatgataagggttaggaCTTTCATGCCCGAGTGATTAGTTCTCTGACGAGTCTGAGTAACTTCCAGTCTCCACTGTGTCTCCACAAAAGTGCTATTCATTTAAAGTGAGGAATCCATTAAGTATAATTATAAAAGGTTATAATTCTATTCAGGTACCTTCATGTACCTTGAAAAGAATGATTGCAAAGGGTACCTAAGTTATTTTAAACATTGTGTCACGTGAACGTGTTTCAATTTAACTTACTTTAAGTGAAAACCCATCAAAACGAGAAGACAAAAAAGTTCCCTCTATAATTGCATGATTAAACTAATTGCTTGATAAAAAGCGAAAAAAGAATTAATTCACTTACTCTAACTTTATCCAAGAACCACTGATCCTGTaacagaaaattgttttcatcgatttcattcaaatacaaaatgtcatatttaagTATTGAAGAAACCTTAAACATGTTCTTGCTtacatatgaaaaatattataaataggCAATAAAGATATACGAAACAATAATATGATTCCTACATAGCACAATGAAAGGTCAACACAGATGTCatatttaaggtatccgatccacaaataggtaaaattttaatgcctggtgaccccatgtttttttttttttgtatcattttgaagactagtgtctgctgaacaagaattagtaaaaaagataaccataaataatatgcaagactCATTAAAGTCATGGTTTTGACTgcgaaaatgataaattttacactgttagaactggatttctgttgaagtatcattgaagacaataaagtaaaaaaatgaaaattctgtaACAGATTTTTGtcctgtaatatattttttctttttcgtttcaaTACACTtccaaatgataccaaaattatatgagcttaccaggcaccaacatttgatataatttaatagcactgttatatagaacttgcttatttgtggatcggataccttaagatATGAAGAAACCTTATTCTCCCTAAACATGTTCTTGCTTACATGTGGAAGACTAATGCAACCATCGATATTGAACAAGATAAACAAATTACTCCTTTATAATCGTCTACATTTGGACAAATGAATGAAGGGGTGGTCGGTGTGATACGCGTAAAAGTTGTAAACTGACTTGGAAATATTTTGCTTGAGACCATGtatgcttttattttaaaaatgtgctGTTCCGTATCAGACTAGCGCATTGACTTTAAGTCTCGTATTAAAGACCAATGTCAGACTTAAACTGACgtattatttatgatttaaaaattgTGTATCGAGAGATTTGCACGAGCCAATATATCGCGCGACGTAAGTGCAATATAATTCTGTGAAGGCACTGCATATTTGTCGATGCAAAATCCTTTTATCAAATACGCATTTACCCTTCtaacttttatataatttataaaatatagctATGTTTGTTTTGCGTAGAATTTAAAAGATCGTAGTTGATAAAACTTTAACGCGCTAATACTGAAACTAATTATACCATTTTATCCTAAAGTTTTATTGCATTGCATACACTGTTTCCAGGGAGCCGTATCACAGATTTTGAAAAGTAATGAATGTTGCAATTTGAGTAACCATTAGTCATTGCGTTtataagaaaatacaatttacagACATTTAATATCAAAACACTGTAACAAGGTCAGTTTACTCACACCTCTTTCAGGCTTCAGGTTTTTCTGAAATAGTAAGAATAGTGATATAAGTGTCCTCAAGCATCATAAACAACTGATATGCGAATCAATGTTTAGATTCAATGAATTATATACTCTACATTGCCCattaatttcattgttattttaaatatcataaaacattgtgTCATAGGCGTAGAGTTTAGTAGATCCCATCATATTTCCAGCTGTAAGGTATAGGTCATTAATAAAAATGTGAACCGGAAGAGGTCCTAAAATTGACCCTTGAAGCATACAACACAAAAACCTTTTTATTACTTGAGAGACTTTACTATTTACTTGTATGACGATTATTAAGGTACAAAATAAACCGTCCAATTTTCCGATTTTTGGTCCagtacatttattaaaaaaatgaaataaccacccccccccacccccgctgccccccccccaaaaaaaaacaaaacaaaaaacaaaaacaaacaaacaaacaaacaaaaacaaggagAACTATCCAACAGGAAAGCCACGTTCGataaacgcagcctcccaaatcTGTAACCCAACATACGTCTGTGCATAAGAccaacgcacgcacgcacgcacgcacgcacgcacgcacaaagaACGAATACAGGAACACAATATTGCACcatcttggaacggtcagtggaaaaaaacaccactggagagcttaaaccggttaatggcGCACCTAACCTCACCCAAGGTCACAAGACTTTGTAAATAAAACCCATCCTTCCCAGGTGAATCCATAACACGCGCAAaagcaacagaaggcatgtaatgtaaatcATAAATGctgcaaaattgccatggcctaaaatcttacgaagtttttAAACCACATTACCATAAAAATCGGGGTTTGATATAACTTCTcgcaagtgtctttaaattactgttgaattttAGTACCAAATCTGAATTAAGACAGTAAAAATTAGCAAAGTATTTGCGTAATTAATGATTACAGTAGCCTTGCTGAAGCTTATTAGTAACATATTGATAACGtccattgaaatcctcaacatgaatAACCCAAATAAACcaagaaatatatatcccataagaaGTTGCCTTGGATACCCCTCCCCCCTTCATCACATTGTGAGGAAATTACAATactaaaatcatccctcttgtttTGTATGCGTAATATTGTTATAAAAAGGGAGATGTAAATGGAAAGATGACCAAACGTAGCATTCTACCTGGCAAAAGTCTGTTGAATTAGGGCaattagtttgtcatttattgaATTATGAGGTTAAGCGGTACACAAATTAAAAAACTGATTGTCAATGGATTTCGCCAGATTTATTTACTGACCAAACTAattgtttaccagagttttcttCTACTTTATCGTAATATCTTTTAACAAGGTCTTTTAAAGCATGATGTTAATAAATTCAGAAACAAGgtcttgaattagcgatgaaacGAGCTCCATATGGTTGATCATGTGatttaggaatccaatacatgTTTAGAAGTTTAACTTGCCGGTCATTtatacgaactttcaaattagaaacttcagtgatgtaaCCAGTAATCAGATGTTTCCAATAGAAGGACTCATCCTATATGCTTTAGTACTATTTAATTCGTTTTGTAAAAGATTAATATAATGTAGACGTAAAATGATTATAGTATTGTTGGGCGCCTTGTCTGCTTGAAATAAAACATACttggaaatattttttcagatgtcttatttttttttaaagtaaactttGGTTTAGGTGGAAGTAGTTGttcatttgtattattttcattttatctgttaaaTTTTTAATTACAACCAAAGAATATCCAGGTCTACAACGTCAAATGTCTTTCTATATTTTAATAACGCTGCAACAAGTTACCCTCATTTATTGCATTCGACTATTTATTAAAgttgagaattaggccttgagaatcaaaactcaaacaacaccaaatcatagaaagaaagagttgtttgacatgaaaattgaacagcatgttaaacatgtatattactttggAACGGAAACAATGTTAAAGTGCGAGGGAGTGTTTTTACCGGGTATTGAAATTTTCTGCAGttatgaaaatactttaaaattgttttaagttgAATTATGAGAAACCATCGTTATAATTATAATTTCTCTGTATTGAAGAGTTACGTGTGAAAATATAGGGTATAGTACGGAACCGTTACTCACACACTCAAGACTGTAAATGATCATTCTCTAGGGACATGCTTAATGCTAAGATCAAAAGCCACTGGACTGTTAGTTATATCAGAGGCTCGAACCGTGACGTAAGGTATGGCGACCGGAGCGTACGCTACTCCCAGACTATGTCACACTCTCCAAATAAAACTTAGGGATGCCGATAAAGTGTTCAGTTTTAAAACTCACATTTCTTTGTTAAATGCTttgccttctttatttaatgGATTATGCATGTATCTTAAAACAATACTTTAGTTTAGTTTCTTATTTTAGAGACCTATATCATAAAATTAACATTGCAATCTTTAGAATTGTAATTATTTGTATCGTTTTGCTTGTCGCAGTACGGCATTTGTGACATACTATATAcaaagagcgctatataaatgtggaataattataatgataataatgataataatataaggTAACTGATACTTACCAAAGATAATTCCCTAGTAATGTTTTCCTTTATCACACTTTTTCTCCAAGGGTCAAAGAAATTCTACAATAAGTTAACGACTGATGTACTATTACAGTGCAGGAGACAGTAAAGCATAGTTTGTACAATAATTCATTATACGGAGACTGAAGTTCAGGTGTTTAAAGTTATAAACACTAATTTAGGAATATCAAGGAAAGGGACCAATATTCTGAAATATTGTATAGAGACTTAAGCTTTTCCTCAATAGCATTTCTTGCTTATGTAAGGTTAAATCGTATCTCTTTAGAATTAAGATCATTTCAGAAACAAAATCAAGAAGAAATACACAATACTCTGTTTAAAATCTCTATCAGTTTAAtcggtaaattaaaaaaaaattttaacagtgtttaaatcgaaaattttaaaaatctttaaaggtggtcaatcacatttaaacaacatttaatgaaattttttactttt
This window of the Mercenaria mercenaria strain notata chromosome 5, MADL_Memer_1, whole genome shotgun sequence genome carries:
- the LOC123557942 gene encoding uncharacterized protein LOC123557942 isoform X2 translates to MDEERIWEQKHFKNKLIMLNLQSKETWTVEDWVKVDRLLRSTKGDLLQTYIWHRFRKRFEKEVKLLTKNLLSKEAWTETDLRKVNSIMFHILVKHNIPQGFFERYRKEEKKLLMERLISKDKWTSTDWFEISKRRQFLKMALDGKLPEVGLNDTIQRFRKRYEIEKKSNEDAFENFFDPWRKSVIKENITRELSLKNLKPERGDQWFLDKVREAQERQRKDTSNGSNNPISAKTDGMVKVPDEIDDDPYTRRLYTKALQDGKETDHCIRINVVGNFAQGKTSLIRRLVGQSIDGVETTNGIDIDRYICKESHDGNIHCVKSNNDDDTSALRRLFMIASSIEPDEVENIGQSSEIDETIHENKVESAELVQSPIDFKINDEFLSFLYLIKTETREEVVQTEKELPVTFDIWDFGGQYIFYATHTMFHSRNAIYLLVMDLTLGMEHIILDEDFPAETGDRNMEYFIKFWMNSIHSFVGTQNGPEPHIILVGTHKDKIPGDGNTKQNCIEKYFEDVRMLFDNTEVIKHIHSKDFAVDNTSSEDNGIELLGKEIIKLGTEKAKEVKIPAKWIHLEESLQKRKSENIISFHEVKKIDAENIFPLDDEEQIKLFLKYHHSKGTLFYFDEEPVSEYVVINPQYLINAFKCIITSERFCKKDPNIRPLWSRLVKEARLENDLIDFQWRRNDDQHFMANRTVLLSLLKKHHIISEVTSFDEQCQKTEGLGWYIVPSLLKNRITKTKIDDFLQGKRQTIIRIALLFENSAILPTVCHRLFAAALGKWCVASFHNQILLFEDFAVFRLDMYQVGIIKMNLRDRVIELQVLGIGCSAYLGDSFRRFMEAIVNHEFRKFNTSEQHQPYRLSYRCNHKSHGIDGSELVELSLVRGKHNVPCPNLENHTIPIAEAKSEWFLEDKIRMNDIPNRIPSEKQLSKFSRSVGENWEILGIELGLSKVAIDLLNEDNQTAVMKRFEMLMEWRKQQADRATIDVLVEAVKKTPQVRIDWDIIRNIIDEMKEQ
- the LOC123557942 gene encoding uncharacterized protein LOC123557942 isoform X1, encoding MLEMCISIIKIKIKIQVYVHHTIVAYVGYHLKTDSTMDEERIWEQKHFKNKLIMLNLQSKETWTVEDWVKVDRLLRSTKGDLLQTYIWHRFRKRFEKEVKLLTKNLLSKEAWTETDLRKVNSIMFHILVKHNIPQGFFERYRKEEKKLLMERLISKDKWTSTDWFEISKRRQFLKMALDGKLPEVGLNDTIQRFRKRYEIEKKSNEDAFENFFDPWRKSVIKENITRELSLKNLKPERGDQWFLDKVREAQERQRKDTSNGSNNPISAKTDGMVKVPDEIDDDPYTRRLYTKALQDGKETDHCIRINVVGNFAQGKTSLIRRLVGQSIDGVETTNGIDIDRYICKESHDGNIHCVKSNNDDDTSALRRLFMIASSIEPDEVENIGQSSEIDETIHENKVESAELVQSPIDFKINDEFLSFLYLIKTETREEVVQTEKELPVTFDIWDFGGQYIFYATHTMFHSRNAIYLLVMDLTLGMEHIILDEDFPAETGDRNMEYFIKFWMNSIHSFVGTQNGPEPHIILVGTHKDKIPGDGNTKQNCIEKYFEDVRMLFDNTEVIKHIHSKDFAVDNTSSEDNGIELLGKEIIKLGTEKAKEVKIPAKWIHLEESLQKRKSENIISFHEVKKIDAENIFPLDDEEQIKLFLKYHHSKGTLFYFDEEPVSEYVVINPQYLINAFKCIITSERFCKKDPNIRPLWSRLVKEARLENDLIDFQWRRNDDQHFMANRTVLLSLLKKHHIISEVTSFDEQCQKTEGLGWYIVPSLLKNRITKTKIDDFLQGKRQTIIRIALLFENSAILPTVCHRLFAAALGKWCVASFHNQILLFEDFAVFRLDMYQVGIIKMNLRDRVIELQVLGIGCSAYLGDSFRRFMEAIVNHEFRKFNTSEQHQPYRLSYRCNHKSHGIDGSELVELSLVRGKHNVPCPNLENHTIPIAEAKSEWFLEDKIRMNDIPNRIPSEKQLSKFSRSVGENWEILGIELGLSKVAIDLLNEDNQTAVMKRFEMLMEWRKQQADRATIDVLVEAVKKTPQVRIDWDIIRNIIDEMKEQ